Proteins from a single region of Murdochiella vaginalis:
- the thiI gene encoding tRNA uracil 4-sulfurtransferase ThiI, translating to MNEKKHIGMQSVVSVSYGELVLKGKNRGMFVAAIKRHLHRALQDIHVAEEFEQFGKLFFVVREEDVAATVSACRRVFGLLYVTPGLRVACEETAIREACRALMTQKLAETDADQTPTFKVKVKRSNKTFPIPSPDFAAIVGDWMLTDFPSLRVDVRDPQITLAVEIREDAFVSVERYEGVGGLPAGSGGRGLLLLSGGIDSPVAGYEIARRGLALGGVHFHSYPFTSERAQDKAKRLKAQLERSVGPMRLYMINLVKIYTAIAQNCRKKNTTLLSRRMMMRIADRLCERFGYHALITGESLGQVASQTVQGIHVVNNAAFHPILRPLIATDKTAIIEVARELGTYELSIEPYDDCCSLFAPEHPNTRPALEQILEDEGHLDVEALVEEALETLEIVE from the coding sequence ATGAACGAAAAAAAGCACATCGGCATGCAGTCGGTGGTTTCCGTTTCCTACGGGGAACTGGTTCTGAAGGGGAAAAATCGGGGCATGTTCGTGGCGGCAATCAAACGCCATTTGCATCGTGCCTTGCAGGATATCCACGTGGCGGAGGAATTTGAGCAATTCGGTAAATTGTTTTTTGTTGTGCGTGAAGAAGATGTGGCGGCAACGGTTTCGGCCTGTCGGCGTGTTTTCGGCTTACTTTACGTTACGCCAGGCCTGCGTGTTGCCTGTGAAGAAACTGCCATTCGTGAGGCATGCCGCGCCCTGATGACGCAAAAGCTGGCGGAAACGGATGCCGATCAAACGCCAACCTTTAAGGTGAAAGTGAAACGCAGCAACAAGACCTTTCCCATCCCGTCTCCGGACTTTGCCGCGATCGTGGGGGACTGGATGTTGACGGATTTTCCTTCTCTTCGTGTGGATGTACGCGATCCGCAGATTACATTGGCGGTGGAGATTCGGGAGGATGCTTTTGTTTCCGTCGAGCGCTATGAAGGCGTGGGCGGGCTTCCGGCCGGCTCCGGCGGTCGTGGCCTTCTTTTGTTATCGGGCGGCATCGATTCGCCCGTTGCTGGCTACGAAATAGCACGTCGCGGCTTGGCCTTGGGAGGCGTGCATTTTCATTCCTATCCATTCACGAGTGAGCGTGCGCAGGACAAGGCCAAACGTTTGAAGGCGCAACTGGAGCGATCTGTCGGGCCCATGCGCCTCTATATGATTAATCTGGTCAAGATTTATACGGCGATTGCGCAAAATTGCCGAAAAAAGAATACGACGCTCTTATCGCGACGCATGATGATGCGCATCGCCGATCGCCTCTGTGAGCGTTTCGGCTACCATGCACTGATCACCGGTGAAAGTCTGGGCCAGGTCGCTTCCCAGACCGTGCAAGGCATCCATGTCGTTAATAATGCTGCATTTCATCCCATTTTGCGTCCTCTGATTGCGACCGATAAAACGGCGATTATTGAGGTTGCCCGAGAGCTGGGCACGTACGAGCTTTCCATTGAGCCATATGACGATTGCTGCTCTCTTTTCGCACCGGAACATCCTAACACCCGTCCGGCATTGGAGCAGATTCTCGAAGACGAAGGGCACCTGGATGTGGAGGCCCTTGTGGAAGAGGCGCTGGAAACGTTGGAAATCGTGGAGTAA
- a CDS encoding ABC transporter permease, protein MSKQLRRVFLFLLYAFLYAPIVVLIVFSFNSGQTRGAWEGFSLHWYQSLMQNHEILNALKNTVSIALVATVIATVIATFGTIGVYWFSRRRRVAIHLINQVIVLNPDIVTAIGFMALFGFLHMTPGYLTILLSHIAFEIPYIVLSILPRLKQMPLELAEASMDLGATPWQTLRYVILPFLKSGIISGALMGFTMSIDDFVITFFNAGNGVETVSTMVYSMARRGINPEVNALSAMMFVAMFLLLLATNWRTIHGKEMP, encoded by the coding sequence ATGTCTAAACAACTTAGGCGCGTATTCCTTTTTCTGCTGTATGCGTTCCTCTATGCTCCGATTGTGGTGCTGATTGTCTTTTCCTTTAACAGCGGCCAGACGCGCGGCGCATGGGAAGGCTTTTCGCTTCACTGGTATCAGTCGTTGATGCAGAACCATGAAATTTTGAATGCGCTCAAGAACACGGTGTCCATTGCGCTTGTTGCTACGGTCATCGCCACGGTGATTGCGACATTCGGGACCATCGGCGTGTACTGGTTTTCGCGGCGACGTCGCGTGGCCATTCACCTTATCAATCAGGTGATTGTTCTGAACCCCGACATTGTGACCGCCATTGGATTTATGGCCCTGTTCGGCTTCTTGCACATGACGCCGGGTTATCTGACGATCCTGCTCTCGCATATCGCGTTTGAAATCCCATATATCGTTCTTTCCATTCTGCCTCGCCTGAAGCAGATGCCGCTGGAACTGGCGGAGGCTTCTATGGATCTGGGTGCAACGCCCTGGCAGACATTGCGTTATGTCATTCTGCCCTTTCTTAAGAGCGGCATCATATCCGGTGCCTTGATGGGCTTTACCATGTCCATTGATGACTTCGTCATTACCTTTTTCAATGCCGGAAACGGTGTCGAGACGGTATCCACGATGGTCTATTCTATGGCGCGACGGGGAATCAATCCCGAAGTAAATGCCTTATCCGCCATGATGTTTGTGGCGATGTTCCTCTTGCTTTTGGCAACCAACTGGCGCACCATTCACGGAAAGGAGATGCCATGA
- a CDS encoding DegV family protein: MTKYIVSGSSTADLSKAHFDAMDVKYICYHYQMDGVTYVDDLGESISYSDFYQRMADGTETKTSQINVEEFVAYFRPFLAQGLDVLHVCLSSGITGVLNSANLAKEILLNEFPERKLYIVDSLGASSGYGLLLDTMAHLRDQGMSIDELYHWTEENKLRVHHWFFSMDLSFYIKGGRISKAAGTIGQMLNICPLLNMDSCGRLTVREKIRTKRKVFKTVVDKMEQFADDGKDYAEKCYLSHSACLEDAQEVARQIEARFPHLRGKVEINSIGTTIGSHTGPGTVAVFFWGQKREE; encoded by the coding sequence ATGACGAAGTATATCGTAAGCGGAAGTTCCACGGCGGATCTTTCCAAAGCGCATTTCGATGCGATGGACGTAAAGTATATCTGCTACCACTATCAAATGGACGGCGTGACCTATGTCGATGACCTGGGGGAAAGCATCTCGTATTCCGATTTTTATCAGCGCATGGCGGATGGCACCGAAACGAAGACGTCGCAAATCAACGTGGAAGAATTTGTCGCCTACTTTCGACCTTTCCTGGCACAGGGCTTGGATGTGCTTCATGTCTGCCTTTCATCCGGCATTACCGGTGTCTTGAATTCGGCGAATCTGGCAAAAGAAATTTTGCTAAACGAATTTCCGGAACGAAAATTGTACATTGTGGATTCGTTAGGCGCTTCCTCGGGCTATGGCTTACTGCTGGATACCATGGCGCACCTTCGGGATCAAGGAATGTCCATCGATGAGCTGTACCATTGGACGGAAGAGAACAAGTTGCGCGTGCATCACTGGTTTTTTTCCATGGATCTTTCGTTTTATATTAAGGGAGGAAGAATTTCCAAGGCTGCCGGTACCATCGGGCAGATGCTGAACATTTGTCCGTTGTTGAACATGGATTCCTGCGGTCGCTTAACGGTGCGTGAAAAAATTCGCACCAAGCGAAAAGTGTTTAAAACCGTTGTCGACAAAATGGAACAGTTTGCGGATGACGGAAAGGACTATGCAGAAAAGTGCTATTTATCGCATTCGGCCTGTTTAGAAGATGCCCAGGAGGTCGCGCGACAGATTGAAGCGCGTTTTCCGCACCTTCGCGGCAAGGTGGAAATCAACAGCATCGGAACGACCATCGGCAGCCATACGGGGCCCGGAACGGTAGCTGTCTTCTTTTGGGGGCAAAAACGAGAAGAATAG
- a CDS encoding YjiH family protein: MTTTKWTAKDVCLFVLYSLFGIFMFFVPIEFGGKNTIPIDHIVNAIKGIPNYGIVFGTFMVLAGLAYAFKRKEWEGGIVRKVFFALKLVSIIFLVMQITGWGPAALHDKGMLPMIFNAILVSVTTIVPIGSIFLAFLISFGLMEFVGVFMEPVMRPVFKTPGRSAVDAVASFVGSYSLALLITNRVYREDAYTQKEAAIIATGFSTVSATFMIIVAKTLDLMDHWLFYFWATLIITFIVTAITVRLFPLSKKKDVYFSGKPMVKEERKKVSFQNAMQQAMTAYHQAPSLFEVIKMNFIDGFKMALNIAPSLLGVGMTGLLIATYTPVFDIIGYIFYPFTALLQVPEAHLTAKALSLSIAEMLLPAPLVAGEGMAIATRMLVAIVSVSEILFFSASIPCMMGTDIPIKFSDYLIIWVERVILSIILAGALMLIVF, translated from the coding sequence ATGACTACCACCAAATGGACGGCAAAAGATGTATGTCTATTCGTCCTGTACTCGCTGTTCGGCATTTTTATGTTCTTTGTTCCAATTGAATTCGGAGGCAAAAACACCATTCCCATTGACCACATTGTTAATGCGATCAAAGGCATTCCGAATTACGGCATTGTGTTCGGCACGTTTATGGTTCTGGCCGGATTAGCGTATGCATTCAAACGCAAGGAATGGGAAGGCGGCATTGTCCGCAAAGTCTTTTTTGCCCTAAAACTGGTTTCGATTATTTTCCTCGTCATGCAAATTACCGGATGGGGCCCGGCCGCGTTGCATGATAAAGGCATGCTGCCGATGATTTTTAACGCTATTCTTGTTTCCGTTACCACCATCGTCCCTATCGGATCTATTTTCCTGGCCTTCTTAATCAGTTTCGGTCTCATGGAATTTGTCGGGGTCTTCATGGAGCCGGTTATGCGCCCGGTATTCAAAACCCCGGGACGCAGCGCTGTTGATGCCGTTGCCTCGTTTGTCGGCAGCTATTCCTTGGCGCTTCTTATCACGAACCGTGTCTACCGTGAAGATGCCTATACGCAAAAAGAAGCCGCGATCATTGCAACCGGTTTCTCCACCGTTTCCGCCACCTTCATGATTATCGTTGCAAAAACGCTGGATCTGATGGATCATTGGCTGTTCTATTTCTGGGCGACATTGATCATTACCTTTATCGTTACGGCGATTACCGTACGTCTTTTCCCGCTGAGCAAAAAGAAGGATGTGTATTTCTCCGGAAAACCGATGGTCAAAGAAGAACGCAAAAAAGTTTCTTTCCAAAACGCCATGCAGCAAGCCATGACGGCCTATCATCAGGCACCATCGCTATTCGAAGTCATTAAAATGAATTTCATTGACGGCTTCAAAATGGCGCTCAATATTGCACCTTCCCTTCTCGGCGTTGGTATGACAGGCCTCTTGATTGCGACCTATACACCGGTCTTCGATATCATTGGCTACATTTTCTATCCCTTTACGGCACTCTTACAGGTTCCGGAAGCACATCTGACTGCAAAAGCGTTGTCCTTAAGTATTGCGGAAATGCTTCTGCCGGCGCCGCTGGTTGCCGGGGAAGGCATGGCCATTGCCACGCGTATGTTGGTCGCGATCGTCAGCGTTTCGGAAATTCTCTTCTTCTCTGCTTCCATCCCCTGTATGATGGGTACAGATATCCCGATCAAGTTCAGCGACTATCTCATCATCTGGGTTGAACGTGTCATCCTGAGTATCATCCTGGCCGGCGCATTAATGCTCATCGTATTCTAA
- a CDS encoding cysteine desulfurase family protein, protein MIYFDNASTTPVLPDVANVVTDALHHQWGNPSSLHRLGFQAEKAMKEARGRMAGILSAPENSLLFTSGATEGINTVMRSVLMQALQHKSGHVGQMESPGADCASDETKANIVLTAVEHAAVHETAMLFSSFGIAVREIPVDEQGQIFLSDVERLVDEETLLVAVMHVNNELGTIFPVEEVGKIVKSQSHALYLVDGTQALGKLPVRLSALSCDAYVASGHKIHAPKGIGLLYVRPGTTLSPLLTGGGQEKNRRSGTENVPYILGFAEALAQMEAHREGTYDPHVVAIAKRARERAEALPGVHINSPENGSPYILNFALTGIKSEVLLHFMEQEEMYLSSGSACSKGKVSRILQAIHLPEEYLDGAVRLSFGRENREEEVDPFFDRLTFSVEQIRRITGGKA, encoded by the coding sequence ATGATTTATTTTGATAATGCCTCCACAACGCCCGTCCTGCCGGACGTCGCAAACGTGGTGACCGATGCCTTGCATCATCAATGGGGAAATCCGTCCTCTTTGCATCGCCTTGGCTTTCAAGCGGAAAAAGCCATGAAAGAAGCACGCGGACGTATGGCCGGAATACTCAGTGCCCCGGAAAATAGCTTGCTTTTTACCTCCGGTGCAACGGAAGGCATCAATACCGTCATGCGAAGCGTCCTTATGCAGGCGCTTCAGCATAAAAGTGGTCATGTGGGACAGATGGAGAGTCCCGGAGCCGATTGTGCGAGCGATGAGACGAAAGCGAATATTGTGCTCACCGCAGTGGAACACGCAGCCGTTCACGAAACGGCGATGCTTTTTTCGTCTTTCGGCATTGCTGTGCGCGAGATTCCCGTCGATGAACAAGGGCAAATTTTCCTTTCGGACGTGGAACGCCTGGTGGATGAAGAGACGCTTCTGGTTGCCGTAATGCATGTCAACAATGAGCTGGGAACCATTTTTCCGGTGGAGGAAGTGGGAAAGATCGTCAAAAGCCAATCGCATGCCCTCTATCTGGTGGACGGCACACAGGCGCTGGGAAAACTTCCGGTTCGTCTTTCCGCCCTTTCCTGTGATGCGTATGTTGCGAGCGGCCATAAAATCCATGCGCCCAAAGGCATTGGACTGCTCTATGTTCGTCCCGGAACCACCTTGTCGCCGCTTCTTACCGGTGGCGGACAGGAAAAGAACCGGCGTTCGGGCACGGAAAATGTACCCTATATTCTCGGCTTTGCTGAGGCGCTGGCGCAGATGGAGGCGCATCGGGAAGGCACGTATGATCCGCATGTGGTTGCCATTGCAAAGCGTGCACGCGAGCGGGCAGAAGCCTTGCCGGGGGTTCACATCAACAGTCCGGAAAACGGAAGTCCCTACATTCTTAATTTTGCACTCACCGGCATCAAGTCCGAAGTGCTTCTCCATTTTATGGAACAGGAAGAGATGTATCTTTCTTCCGGATCGGCCTGCAGCAAAGGAAAGGTGAGCCGTATTCTGCAAGCAATTCATCTTCCGGAGGAATATCTTGACGGGGCCGTTCGTCTGTCGTTCGGCCGAGAAAATCGGGAAGAAGAAGTGGATCCGTTTTTTGATCGGCTGACATTTTCTGTAGAACAAATTCGCCGCATTACAGGAGGAAAGGCATGA
- a CDS encoding ribonuclease H-like domain-containing protein, translating into MLQVIRKNESSPQIAPESAVLDIETTGLHRATDAVFLVGLQTAEEFRQWLAPSRDEEGELLEAIRPFLADKTLITYNGDHFDLPFLQERFAVHGIAFPSTLSRDWFAYLRPRRLFFRFPNLRLSTLARIAGLMRQDPYTGAQIATFSKHLEDPEAKEAVLLHNEEDVRELALLLPFFQEWQQQLQLEVPIRASLKALEPKGDQVTMHYRSEMPARPEWHTENSFGSLHWVEQDLYCSVPTHRLDASASTEPRQVAHVSSLATLSSPARSSSDTLRLAAVSPSYAEDAAVPPLPKPFLTLSSSEGYFASNCHRLVRDLFSLGKA; encoded by the coding sequence ATGCTGCAAGTCATCCGAAAAAATGAATCTTCACCGCAAATTGCGCCGGAAAGTGCCGTTCTGGATATTGAAACGACGGGGCTTCACAGAGCAACGGATGCCGTTTTTCTGGTGGGTCTACAGACGGCCGAAGAATTTCGCCAATGGCTTGCCCCTTCACGCGACGAGGAAGGAGAGCTGCTCGAAGCCATTCGTCCGTTTTTGGCCGATAAAACGCTCATCACCTATAACGGGGATCACTTTGATTTGCCGTTTCTGCAGGAGCGCTTTGCGGTGCATGGCATTGCCTTTCCCTCGACTCTTTCCCGGGACTGGTTTGCCTATCTTCGTCCGCGCCGCCTGTTTTTCCGTTTTCCCAACCTGCGTCTAAGCACATTGGCGCGCATTGCTGGGCTAATGCGTCAGGATCCGTACACCGGCGCGCAGATTGCGACGTTCTCCAAGCATTTGGAGGATCCCGAGGCAAAAGAGGCGGTACTGCTGCACAATGAGGAAGACGTACGCGAACTGGCCCTGCTCCTTCCTTTTTTTCAAGAATGGCAACAGCAGTTACAGCTGGAAGTGCCCATTCGTGCTTCGCTCAAGGCTCTCGAGCCAAAGGGCGATCAAGTTACCATGCACTACCGCAGCGAAATGCCCGCACGTCCGGAATGGCACACGGAAAACAGCTTCGGATCGCTACACTGGGTAGAGCAGGATCTGTACTGTAGCGTTCCCACTCATCGCCTGGATGCGAGCGCCTCGACCGAGCCTCGACAGGTTGCGCATGTTTCTTCGCTTGCTACGCTCTCTTCCCCAGCCAGGTCCTCTTCCGATACCTTGCGCCTGGCTGCGGTAAGCCCTTCCTATGCAGAAGATGCCGCCGTTCCGCCGCTTCCCAAGCCCTTTCTCACGCTTTCTTCCTCGGAAGGATATTTTGCATCCAACTGTCATCGTCTCGTTCGGGATCTATTCTCCTTAGGAAAGGCGTAG
- a CDS encoding ABC transporter ATP-binding protein, with translation MKQIQLKQISKSFDALTVLKNFDLTIEDEEFLTLLGPSGCGKTTILRIIGGFEEPDSGQVLFEGKDITHVPPHLRPFNTVFQQYALFPHMNVEENVGFGLRMKGVEKEEREARVERMLRLVNLSGYGKRKVDQLSGGQKQRIAIARALVNEPEVLLLDEPLGALDLKLRKEMQGELKRMQQELGITFIFVTHDQEEALTMSDCIVVMNGGVIQQMGDPKDIYDEPQNRFVADFIGDSNIVEGIMHADYDVSFSGHRFRCVDKGFAPDEAVDIVLRPEDLELVAPEKGMLVGKVESCLFRGVHYEMEIDVNGECYKSQSTKAMGVGSRVGIVIAPDLIQVMHRSSPQGVLR, from the coding sequence TTGAAGCAAATTCAACTCAAGCAAATCAGCAAGTCCTTTGATGCGCTGACGGTATTAAAGAATTTTGATCTGACGATTGAGGATGAAGAATTTCTGACGCTTTTAGGTCCGTCAGGATGTGGAAAGACGACTATTTTGCGCATTATCGGCGGTTTTGAAGAACCGGACAGCGGTCAGGTTCTTTTCGAAGGAAAAGACATTACGCATGTCCCGCCGCATTTGCGGCCGTTCAATACGGTATTTCAACAATATGCCCTTTTTCCCCATATGAATGTGGAAGAAAATGTCGGCTTCGGTCTGCGCATGAAGGGAGTGGAGAAAGAGGAACGGGAGGCGCGCGTAGAGAGAATGCTGCGCTTAGTGAATCTTTCCGGGTATGGAAAGCGCAAAGTGGATCAGCTTTCCGGCGGACAGAAGCAGCGCATTGCGATCGCCCGTGCCTTGGTGAATGAGCCAGAGGTGTTACTTCTTGACGAGCCGCTTGGGGCACTGGACCTTAAGTTGCGCAAAGAGATGCAGGGAGAGCTGAAGCGCATGCAGCAGGAACTGGGCATTACGTTTATTTTTGTCACCCACGACCAGGAAGAAGCGCTTACGATGTCGGATTGCATTGTCGTTATGAACGGCGGTGTCATCCAGCAGATGGGCGACCCCAAAGATATCTATGATGAACCCCAGAATCGTTTTGTAGCGGATTTTATCGGGGACTCGAATATTGTCGAAGGCATCATGCATGCCGATTATGATGTGAGCTTTTCCGGTCATCGTTTCCGGTGTGTCGACAAAGGTTTTGCGCCCGATGAAGCCGTCGATATCGTTTTGCGTCCGGAAGATCTGGAACTCGTTGCTCCGGAGAAGGGAATGCTGGTGGGAAAGGTGGAGAGCTGCCTATTCCGCGGCGTTCATTACGAGATGGAAATCGACGTTAATGGCGAATGCTATAAGAGCCAGAGCACCAAGGCGATGGGGGTTGGCAGTCGTGTGGGCATCGTCATTGCGCCCGATCTGATTCAAGTCATGCACCGCTCGTCGCCACAAGGGGTTTTGCGATGA
- a CDS encoding ABC transporter permease: MKRYRRLSAPYLLWAAMFVLIPMGMIFYYALTTADGQWTLENFRRFFAGNATATLVKSLRLALISTVICFLLGYPMAYFMAKANARIRPMLLMLVMIPMWMNFLLRTYAWITILSRGGILNTFLTSIGLAPTDLLYTETAVILGMVYNFLPFMILPIFTSLEKMDPALLEAADDLGANKRQTFLHVTLPLSLPGVASGFSMVFIPAIATFEITSLLGGNKTNLIGNVIQQQFTVTGNWQYGSAMAMILMVFLVLSLFFGREEETHAQGSVVTAQDLELVAEEQEEVSDV, translated from the coding sequence ATGAAACGATACCGTCGCTTGAGCGCCCCATATTTACTATGGGCGGCTATGTTTGTGTTGATCCCGATGGGCATGATTTTTTACTATGCTCTGACGACCGCTGACGGACAGTGGACATTGGAAAATTTCCGGCGCTTTTTTGCCGGCAATGCGACCGCAACGCTAGTCAAATCGCTGCGTCTCGCTTTGATCTCGACGGTGATCTGCTTTCTTTTGGGCTATCCCATGGCCTATTTCATGGCGAAGGCCAATGCACGCATACGCCCCATGTTGTTGATGCTGGTGATGATTCCGATGTGGATGAACTTTTTGCTGCGCACCTATGCCTGGATTACCATTCTTTCGCGCGGCGGCATTTTGAACACGTTTCTTACGAGCATCGGCCTTGCACCGACCGATCTGCTATACACAGAGACAGCGGTCATCCTGGGCATGGTATATAATTTCTTGCCCTTCATGATTTTGCCCATTTTCACGTCTCTTGAAAAAATGGATCCGGCCCTTTTGGAAGCGGCCGATGACTTGGGCGCCAACAAACGGCAGACGTTCTTGCACGTCACCTTGCCGCTTTCGCTTCCCGGCGTGGCATCCGGTTTTTCCATGGTATTCATTCCCGCCATCGCCACGTTTGAAATCACTTCCCTTTTGGGTGGCAATAAGACCAACCTGATCGGCAATGTGATTCAGCAGCAGTTTACCGTCACCGGGAATTGGCAATACGGCTCCGCCATGGCCATGATCTTAATGGTGTTTCTTGTGCTTTCGCTCTTTTTCGGAAGAGAAGAAGAAACGCATGCGCAGGGCAGCGTCGTCACCGCACAGGATTTGGAACTGGTGGCGGAAGAGCAGGAGGAGGTTAGCGATGTCTAA
- the tpx gene encoding thiol peroxidase, which produces MTRTGYKMGDMALTLHGKELVPGDAAPDFTLVKQDLSPLHLADLGDKVKILVAVPSVDTSVCELETIRFNEEAGKLGDKAVVLTVSVDLPFAQQRFCAAKGIENAIVASDYAHRSFGEAYGVLIDELMLLNRSVFVLDGKNQITYVEYVKQNTEHPNYDAALDAAKKLLK; this is translated from the coding sequence ATGACAAGAACAGGTTACAAAATGGGCGATATGGCCCTGACATTACACGGCAAAGAATTGGTGCCGGGAGATGCCGCTCCCGATTTTACGCTCGTCAAGCAGGATTTAAGTCCCCTGCATTTGGCGGATCTTGGTGACAAGGTCAAGATTCTTGTCGCAGTTCCTTCGGTGGATACCTCGGTATGCGAGCTGGAGACCATCCGGTTTAATGAGGAAGCCGGCAAATTGGGCGATAAAGCCGTCGTGCTCACTGTTTCGGTGGATCTTCCCTTTGCGCAGCAGCGCTTCTGCGCCGCAAAAGGCATCGAGAATGCCATCGTAGCATCCGACTATGCGCATCGCAGCTTCGGTGAAGCCTACGGTGTCTTGATTGACGAGCTCATGCTTCTCAATCGCTCGGTATTTGTTCTGGACGGCAAAAATCAGATTACCTATGTGGAATACGTCAAACAGAATACCGAACATCCCAACTACGATGCCGCTCTCGATGCTGCAAAGAAGCTGTTAAAGTAG
- a CDS encoding acyl carrier protein: protein MDYLETVIDLISKNLEVPREKLNADTDIINDLDADSLDLVEMVMNIEDEFDIQIDDDVLSNLHTIGDVARELEELDSNR, encoded by the coding sequence ATGGATTATTTGGAAACCGTCATTGATCTTATTTCCAAGAATTTGGAAGTGCCCAGGGAAAAGCTCAATGCCGATACGGATATCATCAACGATTTGGATGCGGATTCTCTGGACTTGGTCGAGATGGTCATGAACATTGAAGACGAATTTGATATTCAGATTGATGATGACGTACTGAGTAACCTCCACACCATTGGCGATGTGGCGCGCGAACTGGAGGAATTAGACAGCAATCGGTAG
- a CDS encoding PotD/PotF family extracellular solute-binding protein, whose amino-acid sequence MRRMRFTLFAAFVLFLSAMLSGCGQGEDTKTAKQQVNVYNWGEYIDPELIHRFEDETGIDVIYSNFATNEDLYVKLKNGGAAYDVIVPSEYMLQRMVQEDMLLPLDYSHIPNMRYIDRPFLHQPFDPEQRYSAPYFWGTVGILYNRKMVKDPVNSWDILWNPHYARQIIMLDSSRDSLMVALVREGASVNSTDPKELTAAKEDLIRQYPLVYAYLIDEIRDLMINGENALAVMYSGDAYAAMQENPDLDFVNPPEGGNLWFDVFAVPKGAQNKENAEKFINFMLRPDVMAQNAEWVGYSLPSEAGRALLPEETRNSPVAYPDPKTYEKYEVFEYIGDAVHLYDQLWQDVKNQ is encoded by the coding sequence ATGAGACGCATGCGATTTACGCTTTTTGCGGCATTTGTGCTTTTTCTTTCCGCCATGCTATCCGGCTGCGGTCAGGGGGAAGACACCAAGACGGCAAAGCAACAGGTTAATGTGTACAACTGGGGGGAATATATTGATCCGGAACTCATCCATCGCTTTGAAGATGAGACAGGCATTGACGTCATTTATTCCAACTTTGCGACCAATGAGGATTTGTATGTCAAGCTGAAAAACGGGGGTGCCGCCTATGATGTGATTGTTCCTTCGGAATATATGCTGCAGCGCATGGTGCAGGAGGATATGCTCCTTCCGCTGGATTACAGCCATATTCCCAATATGCGATACATTGACCGCCCCTTTCTGCATCAGCCCTTTGATCCGGAGCAACGCTATTCTGCCCCCTATTTCTGGGGCACGGTGGGAATTCTCTACAATCGCAAAATGGTGAAGGATCCTGTGAATTCTTGGGACATTCTCTGGAATCCGCACTATGCGCGGCAGATCATCATGCTGGATTCTTCGCGTGATTCCTTAATGGTGGCATTGGTTCGCGAGGGCGCATCTGTGAATTCCACCGATCCGAAAGAGCTTACGGCGGCGAAGGAAGATTTAATTCGTCAATACCCGCTGGTATACGCGTATCTCATCGACGAGATTCGGGATCTCATGATCAACGGGGAGAATGCGCTGGCCGTCATGTATTCCGGCGACGCCTATGCCGCCATGCAGGAGAATCCGGATCTGGATTTTGTGAATCCGCCGGAAGGCGGAAATCTTTGGTTTGATGTGTTTGCCGTTCCCAAAGGTGCACAGAACAAGGAAAATGCGGAAAAATTCATCAACTTCATGTTGCGTCCGGACGTCATGGCGCAGAATGCGGAATGGGTGGGCTATTCGCTTCCGAGTGAAGCGGGGCGAGCACTTTTGCCGGAAGAGACGCGCAATTCTCCGGTGGCCTATCCGGACCCCAAGACGTACGAAAAGTATGAAGTGTTTGAATATATCGGCGATGCCGTACATCTTTATGATCAGCTCTGGCAGGATGTCAAGAATCAGTAA